The following DNA comes from Haemorhous mexicanus isolate bHaeMex1 chromosome 19, bHaeMex1.pri, whole genome shotgun sequence.
GCAGCCCCTCCCGGCGCTTCGGCTCCTCGTGgggaccctgctgtccccgagCCGCcgctgggctgcaggacagccctggctggctctCCCACATCCTGCCCCGCTTTCCCGTGCATCCAGGTGGCCCCAGTGGAGCCGGGTGTCCCCCGGGTGCCCAgctgttccctgtccccgagCCCTGCTGGATTTTCCAGTGATTCAATGGGTCGGCTGACACAGCCTGACTCAGAGCTGCTCGCCCAGCACCCGCCGGGCCCACGGAGCGCGCCGCTGCCACCGGCGGCTGTCACCAGTGTTGTCACCCCCTGCCTGCCCGCcgccagctctgctcccagggagaaGCCGGGAGTGGAATCCTGTGTCCCTGCACGgtctgtgtgtccctctgtgctCGGTGTCCCCGAGCTCGGTGTCCCTTtgcacatccctgtgctctcagtgtcccctgtgctcggtgtccctgtgctgtcagtgtccccaggctcacTCCTGCACACGGGGTGCTTCCATACtcccagcatccctgtgccctccgtgtcccccccgAGCCTCCTGGGCCACCACAGCCCTGACTGTGCCCGGCAGGAACTCGGCTCTGGCCACTGCACTGTGACAGTGGGTGACAGCCCCCACTGCCTCCCCCCTAATTTATACATTATTATTTGTTACTTTATTGTATTTATTGATTGTTACAATTAATTTAACTCCTGCAGCTTGCAGAAGTATTTAAGGATATTtctaatataaatatatctatttttattatattttttgtaCGGTGTTAAGCTATGAATAGCAGAAGGATTTATTTATGAATATTGATATTTTTGGTACATATAGAAGGGCAGTGCCCCCACCCATGTGgcacttctttatttttgtacAATGGCAGAAGGAAATAAAGTGCTGACCTTGGCCCATGGGCCACTGAGACGtcgtgtccctgtgtccctctgtccctgtgtctgtgggcagggagaggctgtgtTCTGgtggccaggctgtgcctgatgtccttgccagggcacaggggatgTGACCTGGGGTGGTGTGGGGCATGCGGGACAACACAGTGTGACAAATGGCATGGCACGGCATGGCAAGCTAGGATGTGGCCCGTGGCATGGCACACAATGTGGCACACGAGGGGATGGGCACAGGACGTGGCACACGACACAGTGTGGCACAGGGCACGTGACACgacaggctgtgctgtgccaccaCAGGGCCTGGCACTACCAGGGATGTGCCATGCCACGGAATGGCACAGGCCACACGACACCTTGTGCCACATGTCACAGCCCCGTCTGGGCCATCACCACAGCCACGCTGAGTGCAGCGtcctgcagcctggccagggccaCCATGGGGACCGGGCCACCCGCTGCCACCAGTCCCTCTGAGTCAAAAATCCCAAGACCTGGTCATGTGTCCCCGTGGAGTCACTCGTTCCCGTGGTGCCGTGTGCCGGAGCGCCCGGCTCTGCCCAGCACCGTGCCTGACTCAGTCCTGGCAGCGCCACCGGGACGGCCACCACGgccagctggggacactccTGGTGGGACAATGTCACCATGAAGCAGCCTGGGCCAGCTTGGCATGCTGTGAGTGACCGTGGAAGTGACCGTGACTGTGCCACCACCAGGCCgcccagccagctctggggagggCTGCAAAGGGGAGGGTGCAGGTACGTGACCCCCCGAGAGGGCTGGGGGACCCTGAACACAGGGTGACACCAGCTGAGTGTCACTGAAGGGCTGGTGGCTTctctggtgtccccaaggggtcACCCAAGGGAGCCCCAGTGCCCGCTCATGGGAAAAGCCAGtgggtgacactgctggggtgACACCTGTGAGATGACACTTgtggggtggcactggtggggTGCACTGGTGGGGTGGAAGGAGCGGGGTGGCACCACTGGGGTGACATCGGTGGGTACAGGACAGGgggaggcagccctggcagggacccATGGTGAGTcaaaggggaatttggggctctcCATTATCGAGCTCTGGATTTCCCCGGGCCAGGAGCCCCTGCCCCACTcagcccctgctcagcccccCGGGAGGGCTCCCCCGACACCCCCGGACACCCCCAGACGCCCCACAGCCTGGTCCCCACTCCGGGGGGACACCCGGGGCTTTTGGTGTCCCTGGAATCGGGATGTCCCCCTgcacggggacaccgcgggATGGGGACCTGGAGGGGAGCCAGAGGGGGATAAGGGTGGGGCGTGGGGGGCAGTTATGGGGTGGGGCAGTAaaggggggagctggggcagttctgagaggggctggggcaggggggcagtgatgggatggggaagggcaggaggggacagctgctggctggggacaggagaggtctggggtggggaaggggcagggggcagctccagagcagggatgggatgagTCAGTTCTGAGTTGGGAGGGGGCGGTGGGGGCAATTATGGGATGGGGAGAGGCCAGttctgggctggggcagcagggggcagcacggggacagggatgggacaaggatgggacagggaaggagagggatggGACCGGGAttggacagggatgggacagagaTGAGCGGACATGAACAGAGATGAGGAGGGGGCAGCATAGGGGCAGGGAAGAGGAacaggagggggacagggatgcGGCAGAGAGGCGTCATGGGGAcaggaaggggacagggacggggtGGGGGGTCTGCGATGGAACTGAGAACAGcgatgggcagggatgctcagAGGGGAGTGCTCGGAGGGGcgcagaggagcagcagcggTGGCCTTGGAACACCCGGGGCttgtcctcctgtccctgggcgGGTCGGCAGTGGGGACGgagggggcagtggggacactggggaaccTGACCAACCTGCCCCAGCTACTTTTGAcgcccccaaaccccacaggacCCCGACCCTCAGTGTCTCCTGACAGGTAGGGCTCCCCCAGGCCCCCTTCCCGCTCCCTCCTTGGGACACGCCGGGCCCCCGCCCCTGTCACGGTCTCCTCACGCTCCTGCAGCCCCgctcctgctgcctggcatCTCCGCCGGCATCGGGATATTCCTGCTGCCAAAGGGATTGGGGAAGGGGATATTCCTGGGCATCATCTCCCCTCTTGGTACCTCCCACCCTGGCACCTCCATTCTGCcgtctccctgcccagcctgtctAGAGCAGGAATTCGGGTTTTTCCACAGGAGCATCCCCCCTGCACAGGTCCAGCATCTCCCCGCGGGTTTGTCTTTTTTCCCGGAGAAACCCCATCCTTTAACCCTAAGGCTTTTGCCCcaagggctgagctgcaggtgggGACACCGGTGCCACATTGGTGATCCCACCATGACCCCTCGGgggaccccaaagcccagctcagcctcagcctaGACTCAGTTGCCCCTGGGAAACTCCATGTCAGGGCAAATCCGTGTCAACCCCTGCACACAACCCCCCAGGAGGTTCCCTATGCCAATAATTAAGTGCTATTAATTCCTCAGCTAATTAGGTGCGTCAGGCCATCAGATGTCCTTTAATATGTGATGTGCTGCTCCCCATATCCCAAAAAGACTGGGAtgaggctgcaggcagggagatggACCTCATCGTCCCCGCCCTCCACAGTGCCCAGTTCATCCCTGATGTCCCCCTAAGACCAGACTGGGCTAAACTGGGCTGGGGCATCAATGCCACCggcagaccaggctgctccttgcacggggaaactgaggcacgcaGCAGCTGTGGCCCGacccagccagcacagaggggtCTTCTTGTCCCCGCTGGCAGTGTcagttcccccccccccacccccccacagAGGGAGGTCGTGGTGGCTCTTGCGTCATCGTTCCTGGACTGTCACCGCCGGTTCACCTGCCGGGGCACAAACTTGCTAAACCTGATTAAAGCTGCAGTTCGGCCCCggtgagaaaaaaatacagaggaCAAAAAATATCCATTTAACCTGTTTTTCACCCAAATCGGGCAGCAAACAGCCCCGCAATGTCCTGATCCCATGGAGTCCCCACGAGACCGTGACCCAGCGCCCTCCTGTCTGCTCCAGCACCCTCTGCCCGTTccaggcaggggacagccccGCCGAGGGAAGGGTTAACCCTGGCGGGACCGGTCCGGCCTCTCCCCTGGGTGGGTTTGtcctttttcctgaagaaaaccCACCCTTTACTGATAATACTTTTGCCCAAAGGGATGAGCCCGCGGCGGGCTGGGGACACCGCTGCCACCTCGGCCATCCCACCGTGACCGAGGAGTGGGGCACCCACCACCACTTCCCCGCGCCTTCCATccctccaaaaccccaaacaagccCCAAAACAGACTTTTTTACCTCTTCCATTCTATTGCCTGCTCCGACAGCCAGCGGGGAAGCCTCGGCCCGGGGAGGGGGACCCGGGGGTGAAAGTGCTTGCGGCTCCTGAGCCACAGCCCCGCGCCTTCTTCGCCGCGCCTCGACACCCCCGAACCCCACGTGCGGCCGTGCACCTCCCCTCGGGGGGCTTCAATtcatccctcccagcccacttCAATTCATCACTTCCCAGTGCCCGCGCTAAAAAGAAAGGGCGGCCCAAAATGCCGAGTGTCATCAGCTATTTTACAAATTTATTTCTATGATCAGTACCCCTCCGACTTCCTGAGATTCAATAGAAGCAGAGATACTCGTTGATTCTCCCAGCCCCCccttcttctcctccctctTACAACACAGGCTGGACCGGTATATAAACCCCGAGAAGTCCCCCAGTATGAACATGAATTCCTGAAAACTTCCTCTGCCAACACCAATCCCTATTAAGTCGCTCCCGGGACGCGGCTCACAATGAAGTTCGTACCggcaggtaaaaaaaaaaaacaaccaaaatcgACTTTGGGGATACtatttccccttctccccctcccccttttttcctccccctcccctccttttGCCGGTGATGCTCGGGTGCAGGCGGGTCCCGGCTGGATGCCGCAGCTGGAGCCGGAGCGGGGCTCCCGCCGCGCTGCGTCCCCCCCGGGATGAGCATCTCTGGGAATTGGCAGCGGGAGCGGAGCGCGGAGCTGGCGCGGTCCAGCCAACATCTGGACACTTATATAACTGGAAatgcttccaaggaaaaaaaaaaatctcaaggagggggggattttttttatttttttgtacttttaaatacttccccccccccccactcctGCTTATCCTCCTTCTGGGTCTCCCGATGCCTCAAGCCGCTGCCGTGCCGGGAGCGGTGGAAGGATGGGGAGGCTGCCAAGTGCAGGAGGGGGGTCGGAGGGAGCAGCCCCCACCCCAGAAGCCGTTCTGGGGGTCCCACGGGGCAGCACCCATCGGGGACTCCCCACCCATCCCTATCCCCGGCACACGTGGGGCagagcctctccctgcccagctgtgaaTGGGCGGAACAGCGGCCGGGGGGACACAGCGAGAGGGGCTCCTGAGGGGTCAGGGAATCTGCATCCCTCGGGGACAcccgggggcgcggggggcaGGGTCCTCCCGTCCCGTGAGGGAGGGGAGCGGCGGGTCAGGGACTGGAACACGCCCAGGTAAGtcctgtcccacctgggcagggtaAATAAATCGAGGCTTGGATTACCCGGCACTGGCGGCACGTCCGAGGCGCTGACAAGTGCAGGCGACTTCGGCGCTCGTCACGGCCCGGGGACTTGACCTGGGGCTCGGGACCCCCACCCTGCCGGGGGGGCCCTGCTGGTGTCATCCAGGTCACGCAGCGGCGGGGACACCCTGGCCACCCTCCCCGAGGCTGCCCAACGCGGTGGCGGGCTCCAGAGGCGGTTTGGCCTCTCCAGGCGGGGGTGGATGCCGCTTTGCGGGGGTCCCGGTGGACAGGGGCTTGCAGCGCCCCGCTCTcaggaggggacaccggggcgACCCAGCTGCCGGAGGCTCAAGGGTCCCCTTGTTCCGCGTCCAGGGATTTCCTGGCTGCAGTCTCTGGCAGCTGCGTCGTCTCTCCCCAGGGCTCCTCGGCGCTGAGCCCACTTCTCAgacggggaaactgaggcaggcggtggggccgggggcgggaggaaggagggagggcaCGCCGAGAGCAGGTTTCCTTGAGGGAGCCCCGCTGAGTCAGCCGGGCCGGGGTGGGGCCTTGCTCCCGAAGCGCCCGGACCAGGATAACGGAGGAAAAAGCTTCTTGCACGTTTGATTAAGCACGACAGGTCGCCACCGGGCCGATTGCGAAATGTGGGAATGCTGCGGGGGCCCCCGCCGGGAAGGGAGGCGGGGGAGCGCCTGCCGgggggcaggtgagggggaCGGCAGCGGGACGGGAGCTGCGGCACGGCCGGGACAGAGCGGGGGGTCGGGGCATTCCGGCTGAGCTGGACGCACACCCGAGCGGGAtcagtccctgctccagctggacgCCCTCCCTCTGGGTGCCTGGAACTGGGGCCATCCTGGGTGGATGCACCAGCGGCAAGGTGACGGGCCACCACCGCCTCGTCCCGGTCCCCACCGTGACAGCGGCCTCTCTCTCCCACACAGGCGTCGTGCCCTTCgtggccctgctcctgctgcagcggCGGCCCGTGGCCGGCCGGGCGCTGCTGGTGACCGGCTCCGGCTGTCCCAGCCACGGCCTGTGCCGCTCCAACGTGCAGGAGCAGACCCGCAGGCAGGTGGCCGTGCTCAACGCCACCGCCCAGGAACTCTTCAGCCTCTACGTAAGTGGCGCTTGGGGACAGCCGGAGATCACGGCCGGGGGGTTGAGCCACAAGTGCGTGAAGGGGGAGGGTTGGGAACATCGCGGGGATGGCGgcaggggggacacaggggacatggggtgACGCTcgcctctcctcccagctgaaGTGCCAGGGAGAACCGTTCAGCAGCGAGAGCGACAAGCTCTGCAACCCCACCGGCAtcttcttccctgctttccGCGTCAACCGGACGAGCGAGAGGAAGGAGGTGATGGTGGCCATGTACAAGCTCTTCGCCTTCCTCAACGCCTCGCTGGGCAACATCACGCGTGACCAGGAGGAGCTCAACCCCATGGCCAAAGAGCTCCTCGAGCGGCTCCACAACACCACCAAGACCACCCGAGGCCTCATCTCCAACCTCACCTGCCTCCTCTGCAAGAACTACAACATCTTCCAGGTGGACGTCAGGTACggggacagctccaggggcaAGAGCGCCTtcaagaagaagcagcagggctgccaggtgCTCAGGAAGTACGTGCAGGTCATCGGCCAGGCGGCACGTGTCCTCCTACCTCATCTCAGCCCCTCATGAGCGCCCGCCCCGGCTACactgcctctctgctgctggccGGCCCCAGCCGCTGCCTCCCCGGTTCCCGCCTTCCTATTTATTACCCGGACCCTGCGCCGgccccatcctccctccagtaATTTATTGCCCCTTGAGGGGGTGAACGTTGCAGCCCGCAGTGtcccgggcagggcagggccagcacccagcaggacGAGGCAGCGCATCTCCGAGGAGCACGGGCTGGTCCCAGGATGTGCCTCAGCCATCCCCGGGCTCCCATGGGGtgtggggagctgtgggggTGGCGGCAGGGCCGGACTCTGTCCCCCACGGACGGTGTCACCACAGAGAGCATCCGGACAGATCCCCCTGAGCACCGCCTGAAAGCTGCCGCTTCCCTGGAGAAAGGATTGTGAGGAAGGACAttgggatgcagggatgtgGGGACTCCTGCACATTTTAAGGCTGGGCTCTCCTGCAAGGAGCCAAACTGAGGGTactggtggctgtgctggctgggctgggtccCACCGTCTGGGACAAGGCCACCTGTGTGGGACAGTCACCCCACTGTGGAGCATCATCCCCCCGCGCGGGCACAGCGGGGCACGGGTTGTCCTCTCCTTTTGAAAAGTGCTTTACCCTTTGGAAGAGCTCGGAATGTACTAACGGCCAAGAGCTGGGCTTTGCACGGCTGAATGCAGCCCTGGCGTGGGGGCGTGGGacaaggggacatggggacatgggacacggggacacgggacatggggacacttgGCACAGGAACACAAAGACACagggattggggacatggggacatggggactcGGGGACAGGCCCCAGGCCGGTGGCAGGTGGCGCTGGCTCGCTCCTGGCACCAGAGCGGGCTGTGGGTATTATTTATTGACTCCATGGAAAGCCCAGAGTGCACTGAGAGCTGACTAACTTTATTCGTtctaataattaataattaattataagATTTGTGGTAATATATTGCTGGAActctatttaaatatttatttttttatacttcttgctctacttttttaaaataaaccaataGAAACAGACTGTATTTGGCTGCTCTTCCTTGGGTGCCTTTTGTGCTCACCCTCAGACACCTCTGCTCCCCCTAAGCACCCTTGGGGctgccccaaaacccctcaaggCATTGCTGCGGATCAGTCCCTGCCACCTCattctttcctcccttcccaccagcTATGGCATGGCTGAtgggaaatatatttttctgggTGGGGAGAATGCTTAAATTGACTCACCGGCTGCTCAAAAGTGCTGGGACGATGTGGGACCATGGTGGTGCAGGGACCATGGTGGTGCAGGGATTGTCCAGGCAGTGGGAGCATCGTGGTGTGGGTACCACGGCAGACTGGGGAGCATCATGGCATGGGCACCACGGTGAGGGGACCATCCCAGTGTGTGGAGCACCTCGGTGTGGGGAGCCCCACTCTGGCAACCCTGGAAGTTCCTGGGGAAACGGAGAAAGGCTGGgaagaggctgagggagctgagtgAGCATGTGCGAGGTGTAGGGGACACACCAGATAAAATCAGAGCCGcttcccaggctgtgctgggagaggctcagcagagctttGCCGGGGCCAAGACCACCTAaggctgcagcagtggctgggTCCTCAGCGAGCGCCTCGCATGGGGCTGTATCGGTTAACAAGGGCCTGATTATACAGGAGATGTTGGAGCAGGATGATgaaattttcctcctcctccagagcccTTGGGCCACTGGCCAAACCTCCCAGGCATGAGACAGCAAGCGGATGAGCTAAGATCCTGTGTGATCATCTCTCATGTCTCAGAGGAGCCCCGACCTAAAGATCACCACAGAAATTCAGAAGTTGCCCCCTAAGCccctcttcctctgccctgcagggccGTGTTGCCCAGTTGTGCCCCCCAGCTCCTATGGGAGGTTTCATGGCATGGGTTTGACCCCAGACTGGCAGTGCCTTGTGCCATTGGCAGCCTTGTGCTGCACCAGTGGTGACAGCAGGGCCAGCCGTGCCCATTTCCAGCCcggccctgctgtcccttcGTGGAAGAGGCGAATGCCAAAAGAGAACGGGCtcctccatcccacagcccaggcATGCAGGGACATCCCTGCATGCCATGGTGTCTCCCCATGCATGATGGGGCTTTCTTCCATCATCCAGCAGGGAAGGGACCCTGGGtgtcctctgtgtccctgccctaGAGGATGCCTATTTAGGGATTGTAGCCCATTTGTGGGGCCCATTTCCTGCCTGCACTCAAAGCAATacaaaaccccccccaaaaacacaGGCACGGGGCAGGGCATCATCACTTTAGGATGGGCATTATGCCCTGGGGCCGGTGGTGCAGCACTCGTCACCATGGCACCCTGATGGCTTCCAGGGTCACCGTGAccctgcagctggggacacacggGTGTCCCCGTGGCTATCGTTACCACCGGCATTATGCGGCCAACATTTTCTAGGCTGGGAAGTCCAGGGCTGGACATCCAAACGTAGCCCTTCCTTGTGTCAATACCCACAGCTCATTCCCGGCAGGGATGTGGAGGGTGCCATGGGGTGCTGCCAA
Coding sequences within:
- the LIF gene encoding leukemia inhibitory factor; the protein is MGGTAAGGTQREGLLRGQGICIPRGHPGARGAGSSRPVREGSGGSGTGTRPGVVPFVALLLLQRRPVAGRALLVTGSGCPSHGLCRSNVQEQTRRQVAVLNATAQELFSLYLKCQGEPFSSESDKLCNPTGIFFPAFRVNRTSERKEVMVAMYKLFAFLNASLGNITRDQEELNPMAKELLERLHNTTKTTRGLISNLTCLLCKNYNIFQVDVRYGDSSRGKSAFKKKQQGCQVLRKYVQVIGQAARVLLPHLSPS